A section of the Polynucleobacter sp. AP-Jannik-300A-C4 genome encodes:
- a CDS encoding patatin-like phospholipase family protein, which produces MNRPSRRNFLKSSAAGVATVASTQAFSQSPNLSKKTIAEVRALEAKEIQKTTSSWNDGLAHPIPYKNPPGKGKDRAIVLGGGSEYMSSFLVGYFHAMLANGIDLRLADIVVGTSAGAVLGSALLGSRLDLFSAEFNLLADYPKIMAKLVPTKKFSPSQERVMKMGLNAKDGNPDTIQAIGHAAMAARSISSDKFQTNIKVFLGDMKTIPKKMYITTIDCYTAERLVVAPDSGVSVIDACAASASAPGVTGPTWVKDRVCMDGSIGPTETHCDIVAGSRRALVVALADTIQQEKEGLRLNHLPNTILQEVKDLEAGGTKTKLVVVGMLPGRKTMSVVDPEIMEPAIKYGYERGMQDLPEMKRFWMSA; this is translated from the coding sequence ATGAATCGACCTTCTAGACGCAATTTCTTAAAATCCTCTGCCGCAGGTGTTGCTACTGTAGCAAGCACACAAGCGTTTTCACAATCTCCAAATCTTTCTAAGAAAACGATAGCCGAGGTGAGGGCATTGGAGGCTAAAGAAATTCAAAAAACGACCTCTAGTTGGAATGATGGTCTAGCGCATCCCATACCGTATAAAAATCCTCCAGGAAAAGGCAAGGATAGGGCAATCGTTTTGGGTGGTGGCTCTGAATATATGAGCTCATTTCTGGTTGGCTATTTTCATGCCATGCTAGCAAATGGCATTGATCTTCGCTTGGCTGATATCGTTGTGGGCACCTCGGCAGGTGCAGTATTGGGCAGTGCTTTATTAGGTAGCCGTCTAGATCTATTTTCTGCAGAATTTAATTTATTAGCTGACTATCCAAAGATCATGGCTAAGTTAGTGCCAACCAAAAAATTCTCACCCAGCCAGGAGCGGGTAATGAAGATGGGTCTTAATGCAAAAGATGGCAATCCCGATACCATCCAGGCAATTGGTCATGCTGCGATGGCTGCAAGATCCATTTCATCTGATAAGTTTCAAACAAACATTAAGGTATTCCTAGGGGATATGAAAACCATCCCGAAAAAAATGTATATCACTACTATTGACTGCTACACCGCTGAGCGTTTAGTTGTTGCTCCAGATTCGGGTGTATCTGTGATTGATGCATGTGCTGCCAGCGCCTCAGCACCTGGAGTCACTGGACCAACCTGGGTAAAAGATCGTGTTTGTATGGATGGAAGTATTGGCCCGACAGAAACGCATTGCGATATTGTGGCTGGGTCAAGAAGAGCCCTCGTTGTAGCTTTAGCAGATACGATTCAACAAGAAAAAGAAGGTCTACGTTTAAATCACTTGCCTAATACGATTTTGCAAGAAGTAAAAGATCTGGAGGCAGGAGGCACAAAGACAAAGTTGGTGGTTGTTGGTATGTTGCCAGGTAGGAAAACCATGAGCGTTGTGGACCCAGAAATTATGGAGCCTGCCATCAAGTATGGGTATGAGCGAGGCATGCAAGATCTTCCGGAGATGAAGCGCTTTTGGATGTCTGCTTAG
- the ppc gene encoding phosphoenolpyruvate carboxylase, translating into MAIKGNSEIPLTEDIRLLGKILGDVVREQDGDAVYGLVEQIRKLSVSFHRDANQKANQELTKLLKGLSSDSAMKVLRAFTYFSHLANLAEDRHHIRRRVAYERMGSYQDGSIPVAMKKLHAAGVTSKMISKTLEQSLISPVLTAHPTEVQRTSILEAERDIANLLTARDQIKESSKANNPQKDALLNKELKANEEQIHARVLQLWHTRLLRFTKLTVADEIENALTYYETTFLREIPKIYAQLEDSLAGNAVASFLKMGQWIGGDRDGNPNVSAKTLEYAVSRQAEMVLRHYLTEAHHLGRELSVSALLLKFPKKMQELAAASPDTNEHRQDEPYRRALTGMYSRLAATLKVLTGTDAARHAVAPQNPYANAQEFLSDLKTIEASLVSQGAKALSDRRLRGLIRTVEVFGFHLATVDLRQSSDMHEAVLAELLQVSSIENNYSSLSEVQKRELLLSLLKDPRPLRVLGHGYSDFTVSEIAIFEMAKKMRQLFGADTIRHYIISHTETVSDLLEVLLLQKEVGLMHETVGKKSWADLIVVPLFETIEDLRNAAPIMQEFYALPGILDLVKLSGAEQDIMLGYSDSNKDGGIVSSNWELYCAELALVKVFEPLEQKHGVKLRLFHGRGGTVGRGGGPSYEAILAQPPGTVRGQIRLTEQGEVIGSKYANPEIGRRNLETLVAATLEATLLKPTKQASKAFLDAAAQLSQASMNAYRGLVYETPGFSEYLFNATPIREIAKLNIGSRPASRKATQRIEDLRAIPWGFSWGQCRLTLPGWYGFGSAVQEFLNQPKAADRNAALSLLQKMYREWPFFRTLLSNMDMALAKSDLALASRYSELVLDVKLRKRIFGAIEIEWNKTVNALNLVTGEKVRLAKNPALARSIRNRFPYIDPLHHLQVELVRRYRAGKHDERVQRGIHIAINGIAAGLRNTG; encoded by the coding sequence ATGGCAATCAAGGGAAATTCTGAAATACCTTTAACCGAGGATATTCGCCTGCTAGGCAAGATTCTTGGTGATGTTGTTCGTGAGCAAGATGGCGATGCCGTTTATGGCTTAGTGGAACAAATCAGAAAGCTATCCGTTTCCTTTCATCGAGATGCCAATCAAAAGGCAAATCAAGAATTAACGAAGTTGCTCAAAGGATTGAGCAGTGACAGCGCAATGAAGGTCCTCAGAGCCTTTACTTACTTCAGTCATTTGGCCAATTTGGCCGAAGATCGTCACCATATTCGCCGCCGCGTAGCTTATGAGCGCATGGGTAGTTATCAAGATGGCAGCATTCCAGTAGCCATGAAAAAGCTTCATGCTGCTGGCGTGACTAGTAAGATGATTTCTAAAACATTAGAGCAAAGCTTAATCTCCCCAGTGTTAACGGCTCACCCAACCGAAGTGCAGAGAACGAGTATTTTGGAGGCGGAGCGCGACATTGCTAATTTGTTAACTGCGCGGGATCAGATCAAAGAATCATCTAAGGCGAATAATCCACAAAAAGACGCTTTGCTCAATAAAGAGCTCAAGGCTAATGAGGAGCAAATCCATGCTCGGGTGCTACAGCTTTGGCATACCCGCTTATTGCGCTTTACTAAACTGACTGTTGCTGATGAAATTGAAAATGCGCTCACGTATTACGAGACAACCTTTTTAAGAGAGATTCCAAAGATCTATGCTCAATTAGAAGACTCTCTAGCAGGTAATGCAGTCGCCAGCTTTTTGAAGATGGGTCAATGGATTGGTGGCGACCGAGATGGTAACCCCAATGTGAGTGCCAAGACACTTGAGTACGCAGTTTCAAGACAGGCTGAAATGGTGTTGCGACATTACTTAACTGAAGCGCATCATTTGGGTAGGGAGCTATCAGTCTCTGCATTGCTCTTGAAGTTTCCTAAAAAGATGCAAGAGCTCGCTGCTGCATCTCCAGACACCAATGAGCATCGCCAGGATGAGCCCTATCGCAGGGCTCTTACAGGCATGTACTCTAGGCTAGCTGCTACCTTAAAAGTATTAACTGGTACTGATGCAGCCCGTCATGCTGTGGCACCTCAAAATCCTTACGCTAATGCACAAGAATTTCTTTCGGACCTTAAAACTATTGAAGCTTCACTAGTCTCTCAAGGGGCCAAAGCCCTGTCCGATCGTCGCCTACGTGGCTTGATTCGCACTGTTGAGGTGTTCGGCTTTCATTTGGCGACTGTAGATTTACGTCAAAGCTCAGATATGCATGAAGCAGTGCTGGCTGAGCTCCTACAGGTGTCGTCCATTGAAAATAACTATTCCAGTCTTTCTGAAGTGCAAAAGCGCGAACTTCTACTATCCCTATTAAAAGACCCAAGGCCACTGCGTGTGCTGGGTCATGGGTATTCTGATTTTACGGTTTCTGAGATTGCCATTTTTGAGATGGCCAAGAAAATGCGTCAGCTCTTTGGTGCTGATACCATTCGCCATTACATCATTAGCCATACTGAAACTGTCAGTGATTTACTAGAAGTCTTATTACTTCAAAAAGAAGTGGGCTTGATGCATGAGACTGTGGGCAAAAAATCCTGGGCTGATCTGATCGTAGTTCCACTATTTGAGACAATTGAAGACCTGCGGAATGCCGCTCCCATCATGCAAGAGTTTTATGCCTTGCCAGGCATTCTGGATTTGGTAAAGCTGTCTGGTGCCGAGCAAGACATCATGCTGGGATATTCCGATTCCAATAAGGATGGCGGGATTGTGAGTAGCAACTGGGAGTTGTATTGCGCTGAACTTGCCCTGGTGAAAGTGTTTGAGCCGCTGGAACAAAAGCATGGAGTCAAATTGCGCCTATTCCACGGTAGAGGTGGCACAGTAGGTCGTGGTGGTGGTCCAAGTTATGAAGCCATTCTGGCACAGCCTCCAGGGACAGTCCGCGGCCAAATTCGTTTAACAGAGCAAGGTGAAGTGATTGGATCGAAGTACGCCAATCCTGAGATCGGTAGACGCAATTTAGAAACCTTGGTAGCTGCCACCTTAGAAGCTACTTTATTGAAGCCGACTAAACAGGCAAGTAAAGCCTTCTTAGATGCTGCAGCTCAATTATCGCAAGCTAGCATGAATGCTTATCGTGGCTTGGTCTATGAGACTCCAGGTTTTTCTGAGTACCTCTTTAATGCAACGCCGATACGAGAGATTGCTAAGCTCAACATTGGTTCCCGTCCTGCCAGTCGTAAAGCTACTCAAAGGATAGAAGACCTCAGAGCTATTCCATGGGGTTTTAGCTGGGGTCAATGTCGCTTAACGCTGCCGGGTTGGTACGGCTTTGGTTCCGCTGTTCAAGAGTTCTTAAATCAACCCAAAGCTGCTGATAGAAATGCTGCCTTGAGTCTTCTGCAAAAGATGTACAGGGAGTGGCCTTTCTTTAGAACCTTGTTATCGAATATGGATATGGCTTTGGCCAAGAGCGATCTGGCGCTAGCATCTCGCTATAGCGAGCTTGTCCTAGATGTAAAGTTGCGCAAAAGAATCTTTGGCGCAATTGAGATTGAATGGAATAAAACGGTTAATGCTTTGAACTTGGTTACTGGTGAAAAGGTGCGTTTAGCTAAGAATCCAGCCCTAGCAAGATCAATTAGGAATCGATTCCCTTATATTGACCCACTTCACCATTTGCAGGTTGAGTTAGTGCGACGCTACCGCGCTGGCAAGCATGATGAGCGCGTGCAAAGGGGAATTCATATTGCGATTAATGGCATTGCCGCTGGGCTAAGGAATACCGGCTAG
- the rpe gene encoding ribulose-phosphate 3-epimerase: MNNQYIIAPSILSADFARLEEEVSSVLAAGADWIHFDVMDNHYVPNLTIGPLVCEAIRSYAVKDGQPACIDVHLMVQPVDRIIPDFAKAGANLISFHPEASAHIDRTLGLIRDSGCQAGITLNPATPLSCLDYILDKVDLILLMSVNPGFGGQSFIPSTLDKLRSVRKILNAHEANGGKKIRLEVDGGVNVSNIAQIALAGADTFVAGSAIYSKPNYQEVIASMRSALTSL, translated from the coding sequence ATGAATAATCAATACATCATTGCCCCATCAATTTTATCGGCAGACTTTGCGCGACTGGAAGAAGAGGTCAGTAGCGTGTTGGCTGCTGGTGCGGACTGGATTCATTTTGATGTAATGGATAATCATTACGTACCAAACTTGACCATTGGACCTTTGGTATGCGAAGCGATACGATCTTATGCTGTCAAAGATGGCCAGCCAGCATGTATAGATGTTCATCTCATGGTTCAGCCCGTTGATCGCATCATTCCAGACTTTGCTAAAGCGGGTGCAAATTTAATTAGCTTTCATCCTGAGGCTAGCGCCCATATTGATCGCACCTTAGGTCTCATCAGGGATAGTGGTTGTCAGGCTGGTATCACCTTAAATCCCGCAACTCCTTTAAGTTGCTTGGATTACATTCTTGATAAAGTTGATTTGATTTTGTTAATGTCTGTTAATCCTGGCTTTGGGGGCCAATCATTTATTCCATCAACCCTAGATAAGTTGAGATCAGTTAGAAAGATTTTGAATGCTCATGAAGCCAATGGCGGCAAAAAAATTCGGCTTGAGGTAGATGGTGGTGTAAACGTAAGTAATATTGCACAGATTGCGCTAGCTGGAGCGGATACTTTTGTGGCAGGCTCTGCAATTTATTCAAAGCCTAACTATCAAGAGGTTATTGCATCGATGCGTTCTGCCCTTACATCCTTATAA
- the gap gene encoding type I glyceraldehyde-3-phosphate dehydrogenase translates to MTIKVAINGYGRIGRMMLRAIYEEKFDDIKVVAINGLGGIEMNAHLTQYDSAHSRFPGTVTVDGDNMVINGDRIKMFSTRNPQETAWGDYDVDVVLECSGVFTSKEKAMVHIQQGAKKVLISAPGENDVDATIVYGVNHQSLKPTDIVVSNASCTTNCLAPIVKPLLDSIGIESGLMTTIHAYTNDQVLTDVYHKDMRRARSATMSMIPTKTGAAKAVGLVLPELQGKFDGFAMRVPVINVSVVDLTFVPSRKTSVDEVNEILKKASEGALKGVLAYNTLPLVSVDFNHNPLPSIFDSTQTRVSKDGKLVKVLSWYDNEWGYSCQMLRATQALMAV, encoded by the coding sequence ATGACTATCAAAGTCGCAATTAATGGTTATGGCCGTATTGGACGCATGATGTTGCGTGCCATCTACGAAGAAAAATTCGATGATATTAAGGTTGTGGCTATTAATGGATTAGGTGGAATTGAGATGAATGCCCATCTTACGCAGTACGATTCTGCACATAGTCGTTTTCCTGGAACAGTTACAGTTGATGGCGACAATATGGTCATCAATGGTGATCGAATAAAAATGTTTTCAACCCGTAACCCCCAAGAAACAGCATGGGGGGATTACGATGTGGATGTGGTTCTTGAGTGTTCTGGCGTCTTCACTTCAAAAGAAAAGGCTATGGTGCATATCCAGCAAGGCGCAAAAAAAGTATTGATTTCCGCCCCGGGAGAAAATGATGTAGATGCCACAATTGTTTACGGCGTCAACCATCAATCATTAAAGCCTACCGATATAGTTGTCTCTAATGCTAGTTGCACAACTAATTGCCTAGCTCCAATTGTTAAGCCCCTGTTAGATAGCATTGGCATTGAATCTGGCCTCATGACTACCATCCATGCTTATACCAATGACCAAGTATTAACCGATGTATATCACAAGGATATGCGCCGAGCACGATCTGCAACGATGAGTATGATTCCCACCAAAACGGGTGCTGCCAAAGCTGTAGGTTTGGTACTACCAGAGTTACAGGGCAAGTTCGATGGCTTCGCAATGCGAGTCCCCGTTATTAATGTCTCAGTGGTTGATTTAACTTTTGTGCCATCCCGCAAAACTAGCGTAGATGAGGTAAATGAAATCCTAAAAAAAGCCAGCGAGGGAGCTCTAAAGGGGGTATTGGCTTACAACACTTTACCGCTGGTTTCTGTAGACTTTAACCATAATCCTTTGCCCAGTATTTTTGATAGCACTCAAACTCGTGTCTCTAAGGATGGCAAGTTGGTAAAAGTGCTTTCTTGGTATGACAATGAATGGGGTTATAGCTGTCAAATGCTTCGTGCCACACAGGCTCTGATGGCTGTTTAG
- a CDS encoding HAD-IA family hydrolase: MKFDLRPYDLFLFDVDGTIAETEGLGHLPAFNAAFEKHAIPWRWDAQVYRELLKITGGFERLKSYRSVQGINPGNDQFPSDELLKSVHLTKNQIYGELMQAGKVVARPGLINFINQISEHGKSWGVVTTTSYSNWNSLWRSVLKNEIQQIPLVVICGEDVVKKKPDPEAYLLAIEKMGVEPNICLAIEDSDNGLLSARQAGLEVLAMRSQFFFDAQFSGAKLIANEFSELHPIF; the protein is encoded by the coding sequence ATGAAATTTGACTTAAGACCTTATGATCTGTTCTTGTTTGATGTGGATGGAACTATCGCTGAAACTGAGGGTTTAGGACATTTGCCAGCTTTTAATGCTGCATTTGAGAAGCATGCAATTCCGTGGCGATGGGATGCCCAGGTTTATCGAGAGCTATTGAAAATTACAGGCGGTTTTGAGCGTTTGAAAAGCTATCGATCAGTTCAAGGGATCAATCCTGGCAATGATCAATTTCCTAGTGATGAACTCCTTAAAAGTGTGCATTTGACCAAAAATCAAATCTATGGTGAACTGATGCAGGCTGGTAAAGTCGTGGCCCGACCGGGCTTAATCAACTTTATCAATCAGATTTCAGAACACGGTAAGTCATGGGGTGTTGTTACCACTACAAGTTATTCAAATTGGAATAGCTTATGGCGTTCTGTATTAAAAAATGAAATTCAACAAATCCCCTTAGTGGTGATCTGTGGTGAGGATGTCGTCAAGAAAAAGCCAGATCCAGAAGCCTACCTCCTTGCAATAGAAAAGATGGGCGTAGAACCCAATATTTGCTTGGCTATTGAAGATTCTGACAATGGACTTTTGTCTGCGAGACAGGCTGGATTGGAGGTTTTAGCCATGAGGAGCCAATTTTTTTTCGATGCTCAGTTTTCTGGTGCAAAACTTATCGCAAATGAATTTTCTGAATTACATCCAATTTTTTAG
- the fba gene encoding class II fructose-bisphosphate aldolase (catalyzes the reversible aldol condensation of dihydroxyacetonephosphate and glyceraldehyde 3-phosphate in the Calvin cycle, glycolysis, and/or gluconeogenesis) has product MALISLRQLLDHAAEHQYGIAAFNVNNMEQIHAIMQAADELDSPVILQASAGARKYAGEAFLRLMVQAAAEQYPHIPVCLHQDHGSSPDVCQMSIRSGFSSVMMDGSLVADAKTPATYDYNVGVTRRVVEMAHAVGVSVEGELGCLGSLETGTAGEEDGVGAEGVLDHSQLLTDPDEAAQFVKETQVDALAIAIGTSHGAYKFSRPPTGDILAIDRIKAIHQRIPNTHLVMHGSSSVPQEWLATIRQYGGAIKETYGVPVEEIVQGIKNGVRKVNIDTDIRLAMTGAMRKLMAEKPEEFDPRAFFKVATAAAKGICRDRFIAFGSAGQASKIKTISLDNMAIQYAKGELAAVVK; this is encoded by the coding sequence ATGGCGTTAATTTCTTTAAGACAATTGCTAGATCATGCAGCGGAGCATCAATATGGAATCGCTGCATTTAATGTTAATAATATGGAGCAGATTCATGCAATCATGCAGGCTGCTGATGAGCTCGACAGCCCTGTGATTTTGCAGGCTTCAGCAGGCGCTAGGAAGTATGCTGGTGAAGCATTCTTGCGTTTAATGGTTCAGGCTGCTGCTGAGCAATATCCTCATATTCCAGTATGTCTGCACCAGGATCACGGCTCCTCCCCTGATGTATGCCAAATGTCTATTCGTAGTGGTTTTTCTAGTGTAATGATGGATGGCTCTTTAGTGGCTGATGCTAAAACTCCAGCGACTTATGATTACAACGTAGGGGTAACACGTCGTGTTGTTGAAATGGCCCATGCAGTTGGCGTGTCAGTTGAAGGAGAGCTTGGATGTTTGGGATCCTTAGAGACTGGTACCGCTGGCGAAGAGGATGGGGTTGGTGCAGAGGGTGTTTTAGATCATTCTCAATTACTGACAGATCCCGATGAGGCTGCTCAATTTGTTAAAGAAACCCAAGTGGACGCTTTGGCAATTGCTATTGGCACTAGTCACGGCGCCTATAAATTTAGTCGCCCACCTACAGGCGATATATTGGCAATTGATCGCATCAAGGCCATTCATCAACGGATTCCGAATACGCATCTTGTGATGCATGGCTCATCAAGTGTTCCACAAGAATGGTTAGCAACTATTCGTCAATATGGCGGCGCTATTAAAGAGACCTATGGTGTGCCCGTGGAAGAAATTGTTCAAGGCATCAAAAATGGTGTTCGCAAAGTCAATATTGATACTGATATTCGCCTAGCAATGACAGGCGCAATGCGTAAATTAATGGCAGAAAAACCAGAAGAATTTGATCCAAGAGCCTTCTTTAAAGTAGCTACTGCGGCAGCTAAAGGAATTTGCCGTGATCGATTTATTGCATTTGGTAGTGCAGGCCAGGCTTCCAAAATCAAAACGATCTCATTGGACAATATGGCTATTCAATACGCCAAAGGCGAGCTTGCTGCGGTTGTGAAATAA
- a CDS encoding phosphoglycerate kinase produces MKFLRMSDVDLKGKRVFIRADLNVPQNDVGVIMDDTRIKASIPAIEYALSQGAAVMVTSHLGRPVEGELNAEETLGPIALRIADLLGRKVSLISNWVENSVKVNPGEVVLLENCRINIGEKKNDDGLAKKMAALCDVYVNDAFGTAHRAEATTYGLAQYAPIACAGPLMAAELDALTHAFQSPKRPLVAIVAGSKVSTKLTILKSLAEKVDQLIVGGGIANTFMLAKGLPIGKSLAEPDLLDEAREIMEIMARRGAEVPIPTDVIVANEFSSHARANKVMAEEVQSDDMILDIGPRTAAKLAMIISNAGTIVWNGPVGVFEIEQFGGGTKMLAAAIAHSPAFTVGGGGDTLAAISKYQIANQIDYISTGGGAFLEFLEGKTLPAVDILVKRATQ; encoded by the coding sequence ATGAAATTTCTTAGGATGTCGGATGTTGATTTAAAGGGTAAGCGTGTATTTATCCGGGCTGATCTCAATGTGCCCCAAAATGATGTCGGCGTCATCATGGATGACACTCGTATCAAGGCATCCATTCCTGCGATTGAATACGCGCTATCCCAAGGCGCTGCTGTGATGGTCACATCTCATTTAGGTAGGCCTGTCGAGGGTGAGTTGAATGCAGAAGAAACCTTGGGCCCAATTGCATTAAGAATCGCTGATTTGTTGGGGCGTAAAGTTTCGCTAATTAGTAACTGGGTCGAAAATAGTGTCAAAGTGAACCCAGGTGAAGTGGTGTTACTAGAAAACTGTCGAATCAATATCGGCGAAAAAAAGAATGATGATGGCTTAGCTAAAAAGATGGCAGCCTTGTGTGATGTTTATGTGAATGATGCATTTGGTACTGCACATCGCGCTGAGGCAACTACCTATGGGCTTGCGCAATATGCACCAATTGCTTGTGCTGGCCCCTTAATGGCGGCTGAACTCGATGCCTTAACTCATGCCTTTCAAAGTCCAAAACGCCCTTTAGTGGCAATTGTGGCGGGATCAAAAGTCTCTACTAAACTCACCATTCTCAAGTCCCTTGCAGAAAAAGTTGATCAACTTATTGTCGGCGGTGGAATTGCTAACACCTTTATGTTGGCCAAGGGCTTGCCGATTGGCAAATCACTAGCAGAGCCTGATTTACTAGATGAAGCTCGCGAGATTATGGAGATCATGGCTAGGCGTGGTGCCGAAGTACCTATTCCTACGGATGTGATTGTTGCTAATGAATTCTCTTCACATGCACGAGCTAATAAGGTGATGGCAGAGGAGGTTCAATCTGACGACATGATTTTAGATATTGGACCTCGAACTGCAGCAAAGTTAGCGATGATTATTTCAAACGCAGGAACGATTGTTTGGAATGGTCCTGTAGGTGTATTTGAGATTGAGCAGTTTGGAGGAGGAACCAAAATGCTAGCTGCTGCAATTGCTCATTCACCAGCTTTTACAGTTGGTGGTGGTGGCGATACCTTAGCAGCGATTAGTAAGTATCAAATTGCTAATCAAATCGATTACATATCAACAGGTGGAGGTGCTTTTCTAGAGTTTCTAGAGGGAAAGACTTTGCCGGCGGTAGATATCTTGGTTAAAAGAGCAACACAATAA
- a CDS encoding HAD-IA family hydrolase, translating into MSLVMYDLDGTLLDTATEITQAVNLTLEDFSCRHVDEADVRRWIGHGTGWLMEQAWAANAIHIANKSVPWSEVMHRFMIHYGDTAGTSSQFFPKVIETLQKVKSIGIKQAIITNKETKFTERILQKYELNQYFDMVISGDTLPFKKPHPGVIEHCIHTLRSSPGNSLFVGDSEIDVATAKAAGVVCWAVPYGYNHGRPISMADPDRLVPDISDVPNYFRGIQ; encoded by the coding sequence ATGTCTTTAGTGATGTATGACCTTGATGGTACGCTGTTAGATACCGCCACTGAAATTACTCAAGCGGTCAATCTAACTCTAGAAGATTTTTCTTGCAGACATGTTGATGAGGCAGATGTGCGACGCTGGATTGGGCATGGAACAGGCTGGCTTATGGAGCAAGCTTGGGCTGCTAATGCGATTCATATTGCCAATAAATCAGTTCCTTGGTCTGAGGTAATGCATCGATTTATGATTCATTACGGAGATACCGCTGGAACTTCTAGTCAGTTTTTCCCCAAAGTAATAGAGACTCTTCAGAAGGTCAAATCTATAGGGATCAAGCAGGCAATCATAACCAATAAAGAAACGAAATTTACAGAGCGTATTTTGCAAAAATACGAACTCAATCAATATTTCGATATGGTGATCAGTGGCGATACGCTACCCTTTAAAAAACCCCACCCCGGCGTCATCGAACATTGTATTCATACTCTTCGATCTTCCCCGGGTAATAGTCTTTTTGTCGGTGATTCAGAGATTGACGTCGCTACAGCTAAAGCTGCAGGCGTAGTTTGCTGGGCAGTCCCATACGGTTATAACCATGGCCGTCCGATTTCAATGGCTGACCCAGATCGGTTGGTCCCTGATATATCTGATGTTCCTAATTACTTCCGAGGAATCCAATGA